The Juglans microcarpa x Juglans regia isolate MS1-56 chromosome 8S, Jm3101_v1.0, whole genome shotgun sequence genome has a window encoding:
- the LOC121244266 gene encoding uncharacterized protein LOC121244266 — translation MDDSIQDLYQRLSLTKKESEEIVVVPEQLQDSIIGGDKCLIMKLFTDKHYNKDVFKSTMRKALRLTMGVRFRDLSSTLMFVEFDDRRDKEKVIQEGPWSFDKHLVLLKDVDGRKQVKQIQLTSASFWVRLHDLPLMARNEYVGRLLGEKIGVFEKVDVDEGAIAWGEFQRVCVNLQISKPLLRGSMFSIGGGEPVWVRFSYERLPNFCYLCGCLGHGEKECTAVTSTSKFSGMDALPYGMCLRVGGYNARFFGGTNQAK, via the coding sequence ATGGATGATTCTATTCAGGATCTCTACCAACGTCTTTCGCTGACTAAAAAGGAAAGTGAGGAGATTGTGGTGGTGCCTGAACAATTGCAGGATTCTATTATTGGTGGTGATAAGTGTTTGATTATGAAGTTATTCACTGATAAGCATTACAACAAGGATGTGTTTAAGAGTACTATGAGGAAAGCTTTGCGATTAACGATGGGGGTGAGATTTCGTGATTTAAGTTCTACTCTCATGTTTGTTGAGTTCGATGATAGGAGGGATAAGGAGAAGGTTATTCAGGAGGGCCCTTGGTCTTTTGACAAACACTTGGTTTTATTAAAAGATGTTGATGGCAGAAAACAAGTAAAGCAAATTCAATTAACTTCGGCATCTTTCTGGGTGAGGCTTCATGATTTGCCTTTGATGGCGAGAAATGAATACGTTGGTCGATTACTGGGGGAGAAAATTGGAGTTTTCGAGAAAGTGGATGTGGACGAAGGTGCAATTGCATGGGGAGAATTTCAACGTGTTTGTGTAAACTTGCAAATCTCTAAGCCACTGCTGAGGGGTTCCATGTTCTCAATTGGGGGTGGTGAACCCGTTTGGGTTCGGTTCTCTTATGAAAGACTCCCAAATTTTTGCTATCTATGTGGTTGTTTGGGACATGGGGAGAAGGAATGTACTGCTGTGACATCTACTTCCAAGTTCTCTGGTATGGATGCTTTACCGTATGGAATGTGTCTTCGGGTAGGTGGGTATAATGCACGTTTCTTCGGGGGAACAAACCAAGCAAAGTAA